GCAGCGCTCGAGCGGTACGCAGGCCTCGTAGGTGTCGTACCCCCGGCAGTACCACTCGAGGCCGCCGTCCGTTCGGTCGGCGCAGTCCGACGGGCAGCGCCAGCGAATGCACATCGTGTCCCCGCCACCGCGCGTGGCGCAGACGCCATCGCAGCTCTCCGGCGTGCAGGGCTCACCCTGCTCCACGCTGCACTGTCCGGCGTCGGTGCAGGTCCGACCCTCGCACTCTGCGTTCGCGGCGCAGGGTTCGCCGGCTCCCCGCTGCGGCTGGCAGGCCTCGCCGTCGCAGTATGTGCCGGCCCCGCACTTGCCGGGGCAGAGCGTGCAGGACAGTGACTCGTCCTGCCGGCAGTAGCTGCGGCGGCCGTCCACGCACGCGTACTGGCCCATCACATCCCCCGTGCAGGGGACGGTGCACAACCTCTCGGCGGAGTCGCACTGTGTCTGCTGCTCCAGGTCTTCGCAGTCGGCGTCGCTGTTGCAACCCCGCGAGCAGACGCCGCGCGGGGAGCACAGGGGTGTGTCGGGCGCACACTCGGCGGGCTCGAAGCAAGCGCTTTCGGGGGGCGTCGACGCGCAGCCGAACGCGAGGAAGGTGGCCGCCGCGAGGCCGCAGAGGGAGGCGTGGAGAGGTTGCATGCCGAGAGGCTAGCTTGCATGGAGCAAGATTGGAACGACGTCGTGGCCTCGGCGACGAGCCGCGGCCGATGGCTCACCCATCCGTTCCTGGCTGACGCCTCTTCCGTTTCGTCTCAGGTCGCTTGCCCCGTCGCTTCGGGCGACTCGCCGCGGCCTCCTCGGCGATCCGCTTCTTCGTCGCCGCCCATCCACAGATGGGGCAGCCGGTCAGGTCGTGCCGGAGCGCCGGGCAGTGCTCGCGGCCGAAGTAGATGATCTGGAGGTGCAGATCGTTCCAGCGCGCCTCGGGGAAGACCCGCTTGAGGTCGCGCTCGGTGCGCGTGACGCTCGAGCCGTCGCTCAGGCCCCAGCGGGCGGCGAGGCGATGGATGTGGGTGTCGACCGGGAACGCGGGCACGCCGAACGCTTGCGCCATGACCACGCTCGCCGTCTTGTGCCCGACGCCGGGCAGCGCCTCGAGCGCCTCGAACGTGCGGGGGACCTCGCCGCCGTGCTCCTCGACGAGCATCCGGCCGAGCCCCTCGAGCGCCTTCGCCTTCTGGGGCGCGAGCCCGAGCTGCCGGATGAGCGTGAGGATTCGCTCGCGCCCCAGGCTGGCCATCGCGGCGGGGACGGGCGCCTCGGCGAAGAGCGCGGGGGTGATCTCGTTGACCTTCTTGTCCGTGGTCTGCGCGCTCAGCACCACGGCCACGAGCAGCTGGAAGTCGCTCTCGTGGTCCAGCGGGATCGGGACCTCGGGGTAGAGCGCGTCCAGGATGGTCTGGATGCGCTCGGCCTTGTCGCTCCGCTTCATGGGCGCGGAGCTTAGCGCCCGGGGTGAGTCCCGCGCATGGATCTGCTACGCCATGCGGTCGTGAGGCCCGCTCGCTCGCACTCCGCCGTTCTCGTCTCGACCGCCCTCGTCGTCGGCCTCCTCTGCTGCAGCAGCCCCGCGCAGCCCCAGGAGCGCCCCGCCGCGGACCGGCGCGCGGCCGCTCGACCCACGCAGACACCCGCCGCGCCCAGCCCGCCCGCGGTGGCCGTGCACCCTCAGCCGGAGCTGTCCCCGTTCACTCCGCGGGTGGTCGCGAACCTTCGCGCGATCCGTGGGCGCAGCGACCGACGGCAAGACGACGTCTTCATGAAGGTCGGCGACTCCAGCACCGTCAGCCGCGGGTTCCTGCGCTGCTTCGCCGATCCCGACGAGGTCCAGCTCGGGGCACACGACGCGCTCGGGCCGACCGTCGCGTACTTTCGCAATCGGCACGCCGGGGGGCGCGACTCCTTCCGGCGCCAGAGCCGCGCGGCCCACGAGGGCTGGAGCGCGCGGCACGTGCTCAGCGGGAACCCGCCGCCCGTGCTCGCCGAGGTGCGCGCCATCCGGCCGCGCTTCGCCTTCGTGATGAACGGCGGCAACGACGTCGAGGGGCAGGACGACTACGTCTACGCCACGCGCATGATGCGCATCGCGGAGATGCTCGGAGAGAACGGGGTCATCCCGATCCTGAACTCGATCCCCCCGCGCGACGACGACGCGGACGCCGACCGATGGGTGGCTCGCTACAACCAGGTCAGCTGGGCGATCGCCGAGGCGATGGCGCTTCCCTACCTCGACTACCACCAGGTGATGGAGGGGCTGCCGCGCCGCGGGCTCGCGGGGGACGGCGTGCACCCGAACATCTTCATCGAGGGCAGCCGCGGCCTCGCCTGTCGCTTCGACGCGCAGGGACTCCAGCACGGTCACAACGCGCGCAACCTGCTCGCGCTGCGGGGGCTCGACCTCCTGCGCCGCACCGTGCTCGAGGCCGAGGCGGCCCCGTCGCCGGACCCGGAGGCGCCGCCGGGGAGAGGCACGGCCGACGCGCCCTGGGACATCCGCCGGCTGCCCTTCGCGGAGCTGCGGGACACCGCGTCCGAGGGCTCGAGCGCCATCGACGCGTATCCGGGCTGCGACGCTCCGCAGGACGAGTCCGGCCGGGAGCTGGTCTACCGGCTCCACGTGGACGCGCCGCTCGACGTGCGCGTCCTGGCCGTCGGGCGCGGCGACACCGACGTCGACGTGCATTTACTGCGGGAGCGTGCCGAGGGGGCGGCCTGCGTGGAGCGCGCGGACCGCGAGATCGAGCGTCGGCTCACTCCCGGGACCTGGCTGATCACGGTCGACACCTTCGTGGACGCGGGCGCGCCTCGTGCGGGCGAAGTCCTGGTCCTGATCGCCCCTGCGCCTGCGGCCCGTTGATACGGAGCGGGCCTTCCACTAGCTTCCGCACGCCGAGCGGTGAACCCTCGGCCAAGCCCTGAGGACGACATGAACCGGAACGCTTACTTGGTCTGGACCGCTCTGGCGGCCCTCCTGCTCACCGCGTGCGGCGACGGCGCCGACGCAGACGCCGGCACGGACGCCGACGTCACCGCCGACACCGGCGTCCGCGACAGCGGCGTCGATCCCGAGGACTCGGGCGTCGTCACCGACTCCGGCGTCGAGGAGTGCGTCGACTGCGAGTACGTCGAGGTCGCCCTCGGCATCCTTCACGCGTGCGGCCGTCGAGCCAACGGCCAGGTGTTCTGCTGGGGCCGCAACCAGGAGTCGCAGATCGGAGATGGGCGCACGCGCCACGAGAACTGCGCCGCCGTCGGCTCGGACCCCGAGGACTGCACCGGATCGCCGGAGCAGGCTCGCTACGACGACGGCAGCGGCCGGCCCGCGCTCGACGACGCGGAGCAGCTGAGCATCCGAGGGTTCGGCGGCAGCTGCGCGCTGCGCCCCGGCGGAGAGCTCTGGTGCTGGGGCCGAGAGACGATCCCCGACGTGGTCGGTGGGATCTCGGACATCCGCGAGGTCGGGGAGCGCGACTTCCCGTCGGTCGACGGGATGAGCAGCGTCTCCGTCGGTGACGGGCATCTGTGCTTCGCCTCCGGCGCGGAGTCCGCCGCGTTCTGTGCGGGCAACGGCGCGCGCGGACAGCTCGGCCACGGCATGCGCCCCGAGATCGTGATCGACCCGGTCCAGGTGATCGCGGACACCACGACCGGCGCCCAGCTCACCGGCGTGGAGGAGATCG
This Sandaracinaceae bacterium DNA region includes the following protein-coding sequences:
- the nth gene encoding endonuclease III; amino-acid sequence: MKRSDKAERIQTILDALYPEVPIPLDHESDFQLLVAVVLSAQTTDKKVNEITPALFAEAPVPAAMASLGRERILTLIRQLGLAPQKAKALEGLGRMLVEEHGGEVPRTFEALEALPGVGHKTASVVMAQAFGVPAFPVDTHIHRLAARWGLSDGSSVTRTERDLKRVFPEARWNDLHLQIIYFGREHCPALRHDLTGCPICGWAATKKRIAEEAAASRPKRRGKRPETKRKRRQPGTDG
- a CDS encoding SGNH/GDSL hydrolase family protein; translation: MRPARSHSAVLVSTALVVGLLCCSSPAQPQERPAADRRAAARPTQTPAAPSPPAVAVHPQPELSPFTPRVVANLRAIRGRSDRRQDDVFMKVGDSSTVSRGFLRCFADPDEVQLGAHDALGPTVAYFRNRHAGGRDSFRRQSRAAHEGWSARHVLSGNPPPVLAEVRAIRPRFAFVMNGGNDVEGQDDYVYATRMMRIAEMLGENGVIPILNSIPPRDDDADADRWVARYNQVSWAIAEAMALPYLDYHQVMEGLPRRGLAGDGVHPNIFIEGSRGLACRFDAQGLQHGHNARNLLALRGLDLLRRTVLEAEAAPSPDPEAPPGRGTADAPWDIRRLPFAELRDTASEGSSAIDAYPGCDAPQDESGRELVYRLHVDAPLDVRVLAVGRGDTDVDVHLLRERAEGAACVERADREIERRLTPGTWLITVDTFVDAGAPRAGEVLVLIAPAPAAR